One segment of Drosophila mauritiana strain mau12 chromosome 3R, ASM438214v1, whole genome shotgun sequence DNA contains the following:
- the LOC117143286 gene encoding enhancer of split m4 protein, with the protein MCQNKINTNNTMTIKSNKKLSYSVKKLLQKIFKQQQRVEEEQNLKNALKANSLESLESMENSRNADLESASICASLESCENEANERLSQSCEIEDYDFEQLPTVPVHFVRTAHGTFFWTAVSDLPADNDLVEPLYCSTSNAIAIPQDRWVQA; encoded by the coding sequence ATGTGCCAGAACAAGATCAACACCAACAACACCATGACCATCAAGTCGAACAAGAAGCTGTCCTACAGCGTGAAGAAACTGCTGCAGAAGATCttcaagcagcagcagcgcgtCGAGGAGGAGCAGAACCTCAAGAACGCCCTCAAGGCCAACTCTTTGGAGTCTCTGGAATCCATGGAGAACAGCCGCAACGCCGATCTGGAGTCCGCCTCCATCTGCGCCTCTCTGGAGTCCTGCGAGAACGAGGCCAACGAGCGTCTCTCCCAGTCCTGCGAAATTGAGGACTACGACTTCGAGCAACTGCCCACCGTGCCCGTTCACTTCGTCCGCACCGCCCACGGCACCTTCTTCTGGACCGCCGTCTCCGATCTGCCAGCCGACAACGACCTCGTCGAGCCCCTCTACTGCAGCACCTCCAACGCCATCGCCATCCCCCAGGATCGTTGGGTTCAGGCCTAA